A region of the Hylaeus volcanicus isolate JK05 chromosome 5, UHH_iyHylVolc1.0_haploid, whole genome shotgun sequence genome:
CAATGCATATGCAAGACGTATGACTACCGTCGAGGTAGATTAGCGAAATTAAACTTCAGCTAAGATTGAAATGGTTATGTCGCGTATAAAGTGACAATAtgataatttagaaattttacttGGGCTAGTACCGTGAGATCAAAAAGGTGACTAATTGAAGTGGAACTTAAATTGGAAGGGAGAACCATGGAAGTGATGGAATTCTTGGAAGGGATTGAAACCTTGTTGATGTTTCCCTGATTCTGGATCTAACGGATCTTCTCCTTGGTCGAATTTCGCTCTTTTCTCATCGTCGGTCAATACTTCTTTGGCCGCTGCGATATCAATAAACCTTTTCTCcgctcgtttcttttcctcccCTTCCTGAAAGTTGTCAGGGTGCCACTTTTGTGCAGCTTTTCTATATGCTTTAATAATATCCCGTTTCGATGCTGTCCTCGACACAcccaaaattttgtaataatccCGCGATTCCGAGAGCTTTTGGCGTTGTTGAGCTTTATGAAGACCCTGCTTCGCCCTTTGTAGACTCGGGTTAATTTCTAAAGCTTCTTTGAAATCCCTTATTGCTGTTTGGACAAAGAATGGTTAAGGAACTAAATTGTAAcaccaatgaaaaatttttgcGCTACACAAATGTTACCTACCATCGTCAAACATCTCGGCGGCGAGATACGCCTCCGCGCTGTCGCAATACACTCCAGGTTCTTTTCGCATTTTCAAAGCTTCTTGGCAATTCTGAATTGCCTTAGTCGAATCCGAATTGCCAGTATAGCACTTACAGAGAAGTTGATGAGCGAGAAAACGTACATTTGCTATACTTGGTTCGAGCTTAAATACAGCCTGAGCAGAAACTATGCATCCATCGTAATCTCTCGTATCTTCGGACGTTTCCGCGTCTGCTAATAACTTcgctattttctttatttttttataaaatgaaaagcacTTTGAGTGTTCCGGATCGAGTTTCAAACATTCTCGAATTTCCCTAAACAAGTACAATACTAATGAATATATGGATGGCTGACAGttcattctttaaataaataaattttgattcccagtattaattatatattcagCAGTATGaggcaaaaatatatttgaaaagatAAAATGATTGCTACTACTCACTTCAATGATTCTTCTACTTGTCCAAGACGATAATGCAGTGTAGCTAATTTCAAAAATCCCTCAGTGTTATCAGACTGTAACTTAGTTGTAGACCGGACATCAGAAATAGCACTGATGAAATCCTCGAGTGCTTCATGGCATTCAGCTCTAAGTTCCCTAAGTTTAACAGACCATGGACATACTTCGATGACTGTGGAAAGAGTGTGCATTGCAGACATGTAGTCACCATTTCCCATTAAATTTTCTGCAACTGCCAGAGCTTGCTGTGCAggttctattttatataaagcATTTAAAGCATCTGTATTGTGTGGTTCTACTGCCAACTGTAACAAATCAATACCAAACATTTGTAGTATAATAGAACTATGTAATGTTTGGAATATATAACTTTccaaaatagaattttgtatacaattacaaatattcatacttccatatgatataaaattatacctaCCACATCATGAAAATCTGCTTCAGCTTTATCAAATTGAGCCTGTTTAAGCAACACATTACCCCTCTGCAGTCTTGCAGATGTAAAATCTGGCTTTAATACCAAAACTTTATCAAGATCCAGGAGTGCAAATTTTGCTTTACCTAGTGCTAAGTATACTGTGCCTCTCTTATAATATGTCAGATAATTATTGGGGTCTCCCTCtgcaatgaaatttaacaGTTCTGACTCTTTGTAAATCtactatagaaataaattaataaaaccacgtaaaaacaattaattgtaaaacatACCGACAGCTGCATGGTAATGTGATAAAGCATCTTGCAGCTGACCCTtagctagaaattctttacctAATTCCAAATGCCTGTCAATCTCTAATTGAGTAACACTCCCAACCACTGAAACACGAGCTTATTAGAAATTGTACCCTAAAATAGTTGTATTAAAGATGCTAAAGGTTAGGATTATATACCATCTAAAGACAGATCCAATAATACCAATAACAAGCCACAATGATACAtgactaaataaaaaattgagcCACGGCAATACAGACTtcgtaaataagaaaataggATTCGTTAGCTTCACAAGCTTCAACTCAACCACCAGATAACACAAAACTATTCAGCCACGGCGCCATTGCGATCGTGGTCTTACACGATTGGTCCAAGTTGGTTCAACAGAATTGGTCTCCCACCATTGGGCACATTTATTATCTGATAATATGATACCACCAGTGGCaccatcggtggcaaaacacccaagtttgtagtgaaaatagttcccaccaTCTCTATAGAGATGACGCCATCAATACATTTTAATcaatctttctttatttttcataaatgcatgatTAATAAGATTCTTTGCTTCATAACGctacaatatattagttaatatgtaaaatttatcatttttatgaatagttctttaataaaacaataattatcgacGGTTTAGTTAGTGGCGAAATCTAGCAACAACAGTTAgaactatttttactacaaacttgggcattttcccaccgatgaCGCTACTAGTATTAAACCACTACCAATACCAAGCTCAGTGTTGATACAAACTTTCAAAGTATGTATCTTGTATGTATCGTATCAAATCTATAAAAGACTGAAAATCGCAACAAAATCCGTCAAGTAGTTCTACAGATTAGCTCGAACAAATAGACAGACGCCTACCaggaactttattttatactatgtAAAGTATGCCGTTATAGAgaacataaaacaaattaatttgccAGCTGGCAATGTCATAGTATCGATATCTTTTGTATAATGTCAAAGCTTCACTTGCGAAGGTTATTAAAcgactataaaattgtaaagagTCGcgtgtaataaaattgttgaaaattcatATGTTCTCAGACATGATTCTTGCTTTCTGAAAAGCATAAGATCTACCTATTGCAGTACGTTATTCAAccattcaaaataaatcatcGCATAATCTTTTTCCCTTGTTTATTAGATGGTTCGTTTTATAGAATTCTCCTGTCATTTTGCataatactataaataaacgtatgaatcacaaaatgaatgaacatttaaataatatacgtgATCCATCGTTCTTATGAGGTATTTTTAACAACCGACACTCTACATCATTCTTCACAAGAACACACGTGTTTGGCTTTACCTAAGCACAAGATGCACATGCGCTCATTTCCGCAATGGAACCGACACTTATTGCTAATGAATGACAAAAGTGTATGcacgttaaatatatatatagagatagatatacatatatgtatgcatCATACACTTTATAAGGTTAAGTTGACA
Encoded here:
- the LOC128876403 gene encoding dnaJ homolog subfamily C member 3; its protein translation is MYHCGLLLVLLDLSLDVVGSVTQLEIDRHLELGKEFLAKGQLQDALSHYHAAVEGDPNNYLTYYKRGTVYLALGKAKFALLDLDKVLVLKPDFTSARLQRGNVLLKQAQFDKAEADFHDVLAVEPHNTDALNALYKIEPAQQALAVAENLMGNGDYMSAMHTLSTVIEVCPWSVKLRELRAECHEALEDFISAISDVRSTTKLQSDNTEGFLKLATLHYRLGQVEESLKEIRECLKLDPEHSKCFSFYKKIKKIAKLLADAETSEDTRDYDGCIVSAQAVFKLEPSIANVRFLAHQLLCKCYTGNSDSTKAIQNCQEALKMRKEPGVYCDSAEAYLAAEMFDDAIRDFKEALEINPSLQRAKQGLHKAQQRQKLSESRDYYKILGVSRTASKRDIIKAYRKAAQKWHPDNFQEGEEKKRAEKRFIDIAAAKEVLTDDEKRAKFDQGEDPLDPESGKHQQGFNPFQEFHHFHGSPFQFKFHFN